In Lodderomyces elongisporus chromosome 2, complete sequence, the following proteins share a genomic window:
- the COP1 gene encoding coatomer subunit alpha (BUSCO:EOG0926074Y): MKMLTKFESKSSRAKGVAFHPKRPWCLVSLHSSTIQLWDYRMGTLIDRFEDHVGPVRCVNFHPTQPLFVSGGDDYSIKVWSLNTRKCIFTLNGHLDYVRGVSFHHDLPWIISCSDDQTIRIWNWQNRQEIACLTGHNHYVMSAQFHPTEDLIVSASLDQTVRVWDISGLRKKHSAPTSSVRSFEDQLQRQQLPQQDIFGNVNAIVKYVLEGHDKGVNYAAFHPTLPLIVSAGDDRLVKLWRMSDTKAWEVDTCRGHTGNVLSAIFHPHQDMILSVSDDKTIRVWDLNKRVPIKQFRRENDRFWLIASHPTINLFAACHDSGVMVFKLERERPAHALFQNKLYYVNAEKQVQAFDFQKQETSLPMMSLKKIGKTWSFMRTLSYNQSDNSILVVHGEGDNSNYALITLPKHATGAIEPTDIRQGEGNFAAFISRNRFATFIKSSKTLHVKDLSNNVTKTVQLDSSVVDVLPGGPGRVLLVKQHSVINYDVQQRKELSELSVNNVKYVSWSNDGQYLALLSKHTITIASKDLELITSMHETIRIKSAAWDDSGILLYSTLNHIKYTLLNGDNGIIKTLENTVYITKVHGDLVYCLNRAGQVEVIKIDPTEYRFKRALVNKNFNEVLRLIKNSTLVGQNIIAYLQKKGFPEVALHFVQDPETRFDLALECSNLQVALEQAKILNDAKIWEKLGEEALLQGNTEVVEFVYQQLHLFEKLSFLYLYKGDQERLNKMTTIAQHRGDLSAIVQNTLYNNDVQKRCEVYIQSGMLPLAYTLAKSNGLDEFAAQILEEAGVSEKDVVLPELGETVPLPQPIAEPITNWPLKDSSLSFFENALLTGKVENLSLEEESTTPISSTGVVDVGAANLDFDDEEYKESRDDDDDDDGGAWELDDDLDIDDQDLQGEDEQIDASVTIVGDKEVGDWLRNAKTPATYVAAGAFEQASTLLNKQVGVTNFEPLRERFLQVYGASKLYLPGADDLPAMKTYIRENSEEEDPRKIGPFVPGYDTLEDQLSLAFKKFKANELAEAIKTFKSVIYTIAVLNVNDESAESKCQEVLSLCREYILGLSIELARRALPASDVKRNLELASYFTKVQLQPAHKLNALNVAMTQSYKSKNFASASYFAEEFLKISSSGPRAEQAAKLKAKADAIASDSVEVDFDPYAEFNICCGSFTPIYKGDPSVSEALVGAKYKPQYKGTLSEITGITSIGVPASGLRIRV, encoded by the coding sequence ATGAAGATGTTGACCAAATTTGAGTCCAAGTCCTCCAGGGCCAAAGGTGTGGCTTTCCACCCCAAAAGACCCTGGTGCTTGGTCTCGCTCCATTCATCAACAATCCAACTTTGGGACTATCGTATGGGCACCTTAATTGACAGGTTTGAAGACCATGTTGGTCCAGTACGTTGTGTTAACTTCCATCCAACTCAgcctttgtttgtttctggAGGTGATGATTATTCAATCAAAGTTTGGTCGTTGAACACTAGGAAATGTATCTTTACCCTTAATGGTCACTTGGACTATGTCCGTGGTGTTTCATTTCACCATGACTTACCATGGATCATTAGTTGCTCTGATGATCAGACTATCAGAATCTGGAATTGGCAAAACAGACAAGAAATTGCATGTTTAACAGGACACAATCATTATGTTATGAGTGCGCAATTCCATCCAACTGAAGATTTAATAGTTTCGGCCTCTTTGGACCAAACTGTAAGAGTTTGGGATATCTCAGGtttaagaaagaaacattCAGCGCCCACGAGCTCCGTACGCTCTTTTGAAGACCAATTGCAAAGACAACAGTTGCCGCAACAAGATATTTTTGGTAATGTTAATGCTATTGTCAAGTATGTTTTGGAAGGCCATGATAAAGGTGTCAACTATGCCGCATTCCACCCAACCTTGCCATTAATTGTTTCTGCTGGGGACGATAGATTGGTGAAATTATGGAGAATGAGCGATACAAAGGCATGGGAAGTTGATACTTGTAGAGGACATACCGGAAATGTTTTAAGTGCCATTTTCCACCCGCACCAGGATATGATCCTAAGTGTTTCGGACGACAAGACCATCAGAGTCTGGGACTTGAATAAGCGTGTCCCAATCAAGCAATTTAGAAGAGAAAATGATCGTTTTTGGCTCATTGCTAGCCACCCGACCATCAATCTCTTTGCTGCATGTCATGACTCTGGTGTAATGGTTTTCAAAttggaaagagaaagaccAGCACATGCATTGTTCCAAAACAAGTTGTACTATGTCAATGCTGAAAAACAAGTGCAAGCTTTTGATTTCCAAAAGCAAGAGACATCTTTACCGATGATGtcattgaaaaagattggCAAGACATGGTCATTTATGAGAACATTGTCATATAATCAAAGCGATAATTCCATTTTGGTTGTTCACGGTGAGGGCGACAACTCCAACTATGCGTTGATCACATTGCCCAAGCACGCCACCGGTGCTATCGAGCCAACTGATATCAGACAAGGTGAAGGCAATTTCGCAGCATTTATATCACGTAATCGTTTTGCTACATTCATTAAATCCTCAAAGACTTTGCATGTAAAAGATTTGAGCAATAATGTTACAAAAACAGTGCAATTGGATTCTTCAGTAGTTGATGTCTTGCCTGGTGGACCTGGACGGGTCTTGTTGGTTAAACAACATTCAGTAATCAATTATGATGTGCAACAACGTAAAGAGTTGTCTGAGCTCAGTGTCAACAATGTCAAGTACGTTAGCTGGTCCAACGATGGTCAATATTTGGCTCTTTTGTCAAAGCACACCATAACCATTGCTTCGAAAGATTTGGAATTGATCACTTCGATGCACGAGACAATCAGAATCAAGAGTGCTGCTTGGGACGACTCTGGTATTTTATTGTACTCTACATTGAACCATATCAAGTACACTTTACTCAATGGTGACAATGGTATCATCAAGACATTGGAGAATACTGTGTACATCACCAAGGTCCATGGTGACTTGGTCTATTGCTTGAATCGTGCAGGTCAAGTCGAAGTCATCAAGATTGACCCTACAGAATATAGATTCAAGCGTGCTTTGGTGAACAAGAACTTCAATGAAGTATTGAGGTTGATCAAGAACTCCACTTTAGTTGGTCAAAACATTATTGCATACttgcaaaagaaagggTTCCCTGAAGTGGCTTTACATTTTGTTCAAGATCCAGAGACCCGATTTGATTTGGCTTTGGAGTGTAGTAACTTGCAAGTTGCTTTAGAGCAAGCCAAGATTTTGAATGACGCTAAGATTTGGGAAAAATTGGGCGAGGAAGCATTGTTGCAAGGTAACACTGAGGTTGTTGAGTTTGTTTACCAACAATTACacttgtttgaaaaattatcctttttgtatttgtacaAGGGCGACCAAGAAAGATTGAACAAGATGACGACCATTGCTCAACATCGTGGGGACTTGTCCGCAATTGTTCAAAACACTTTATACAACAATGATGTACAAAAGAGATGTGAAGTCTACATTCAAAGTGGAATGCTTCCCTTGGCCTATACATTGGCCAAGTCTAACGGCTTGGACGAATTTGCCGCGCAGATCTTGGAAGAAGCCGGTGTCTCTGAAAAAGATGTAGTGTTGCCAGAGTTGGGAGAGACTGTTCCATTACCACAGCCTATTGCCGAGCCAATTACTAACTGGCCATTAAAAGACTCGTCGTTGTCATTCTTTGAGAATGCATTGCTCACTGGAAAAGTtgagaatttgagtcttgAAGAGGAGAGCACCACTCCAATATCTTCTACcggtgttgttgatgtagGAGCTGCCAATTTAGACTTTGATGACGAGGAATACAAGGAGAGCAgagatgacgatgatgatgatgatggcgGTGCGTGGGAACTTGACGATGATTTGGACATTGATGATCAAGATTTGCAAGGCGAGGATGAGCAGATCGACGCTTCAGTTACGATTGTTGGTGATAAAGAAGTAGGTGACTGGTTGCGTAATGCCAAAACGCCTGCCACATATGTAGCTGCTGGAGCCTTTGAACAAGCATCGACATTGTTGAACAAGCAAGTTGGTGTAACTAATTTCGAGCCATTGCGTGAAAGATTTTTACAAGTTTACGGTGCCTCCAAATTGTATTTACCTGGTGCAGATGACTTGCCTGCTATGAAGACATATATTCGTGAAAATTCCGAAGAGGAGGATCCACGCAAGATTGGGCCATTTGTTCCTGGGTACGATACATTGGAAGATCAGCTCTCACTTGCATTTAAGAAGTTTAAAGCTAATGAGTTGGCCGAGGCAATCAAGACTTTTAAATCAGTGATTTACACCATTGCAGTGTTGAATGTCAATGACGAATCAGCCGAATCCAAGTGTCAGGAAGTCCTCAGTTTGTGTCGCGAGTACATTCTTGGTTTGTCCATTGAACTTGCACGTCGTGCGTTGCCTGCTTCAGATGTCAAGAGAAATTTGGAACTTGCTTCGTACTTTACCAAGGTACAATTGCAACCAGCACACAAGCTCAATGCATTAAATGTTGCAATGACTCAATCTTACAAGAGCAAAAACTTTGCCAGTGCCTCGTATTTTGCTGAAGAGTTCTTGAAGATCTCAAGCTCGGGTCCTAGGGCAGAGCAAGCTGCAAAGTTGAAAGCAAAGGCCGACGCAATTGCAAGTGACTCAGTCGAGGTTGACTTTGATCCATATGCTGAATTCAACATATGTTGCGGAAGTTTTACTCCAATTTACAAAGGTGACCCAAGTGTTTCAGAGGCATTGGTTGGCGCTAAGTATAAGCCACAATACAAGGGAACATTGAGTGAGATTACTGGAATCACATCAATTGGTGTTCCAGCTTCCGGTTTGCGTATACGAGTATAG
- the PPT1 gene encoding Palmitoyl-protein thioesterase 1 (BUSCO:EOG09261M78) yields the protein MTQIQDEAIKLKDQGNKFLKEHKFDEAIEAYTKAIELDPKNAIFYSNRAQVRIKLENFGLAIQDCDSAIAVDPNFIKAYYRKAVSQMAILQTKQAQQNFKFILTKLPNDKLTLEHYKKCTALLKREAFERAIAGVEEASVLDSIDYEGIQVEKWWEGPDLEIKTKKTKVDGKDKLSVDINGLDLDYLRYMIKTFKDGGKIPKKHVFAIISKANEILSSEKSMTEVTLKHSKLNRQPLEDEIVGGSKLTVLGDTHGQFYDLLNIFKKFGKCSEDHVYLLNGDFVDRGSWSTENCLYLYVLKILYPRSMFINRGNHETLDMNRTYGFSDEVEAKYSKKVFEAFSQSFGSLPYACLINREYLVMHGGLFSNDNVTIKDIKDINRFKHVQPPKEGIAMELLWTDPQETNGKSPSKRGIGMQFGPDITERFCLNNKLRKIIRSHEVRMGGVEVEQKGRLITVFSAPDYCDSTGNLGGVVNFTENTDYDPEKDDGEGYRNPVVDESDESNPWTMSLETFEASPHPDIKPMAYSKGGIGF from the coding sequence ATGACTCAAATCCAAGACGAAGCTATTAAGCTCAAAGATCAGGGTAATAAATTCCTTAAGGAACACAAATTCGATGAGGCCATTGAGGCATATACCAAAGCTATTGAATTGGATCCCAAGAATGCCATTTTCTACTCTAATAGAGCTCAAGTCCGAATTAAACTTGAGAATTTTGGTTTAGCCATTCAGGATTGTGACTCTGCCATTGCAGTCGACCCAAATTTTATAAAGGCTTATTATAGAAAAGCAGTGTCACAAATGGCtattttgcaaacaaaacaggcGCAGCAAAATTTTAAGTTCATATTGACAAAGTTGCCCAACGACAAGTTGACTTTGGAGCATTATAAAAAATGTACTGCTTTATTGAAGCGTGAGGCATTTGAACGTGCCATAGCTGGTGTTGAAGAAGCATCTGTTCTCGACTCGATAGATTACGAGGGAATACAAGTGGAGAAATGGTGGGAAGGTCCAGATTTGGAGATTAAAaccaagaaaacaaaagtcgATGGTAAAGACAAATTATCAGTTGATATTAATGGTTTGGATTTGGACTATTTGAGGTATATGATCAAGACTTTTAAAGATGGCGGAAAGATTCCCAAGAAGCATGTGTTTGCAATCATTTCTAAGGCCAATGAGATTTTGAGTCTGGAAAAGTCAATGACCGAGGTCACACTTAAACACTCAAAGCTCAATAGACAGCCTTTGGAAGATGAAATTGTTGGTGGTTCGAAACTTACAGTACTTGGTGACACGCATGGACAGTTTTACGATTTGCTCAATATATTCAAGAAATTTGGTAAATGTTCCGAAGACCATGTTTACCTCCTAAATGGTGATTTTGTTGATCGTGGAAGTTGGTCAAcagagaattgtttgtacTTGTACGTTTTGAAGATTCTTTACCCTAGATCCATGTTTATCAATAGAGGAAACCATGAAACTTTGGATATGAACAGAACTTATGGTTTCAgtgatgaagttgaagcAAAATACTCTAAAAAGGTTTTTGAGGCATTCAGTCAGTCATTCGGCTCTTTGCCATATGCTTGTTTGATCAACAGGGAGTATTTGGTCATGCATGGTggtttattttcaaatgatAATGTCACAATCAAGGATATCAAAGACATAAACAGGTTCAAACACGTACAGCCGCCTAAGGAAGGTATTGCAATGGAACTTTTGTGGACTGATCCACAAGAAACTAATGGTAAGTCACCATCAAAGAGAGGTATAGGAATGCAATTTGGTCCTGATATTACTGAACGATTCTGCTTAAACAATAAGCTTCGAAAGATTATTAGATCTCACGAAGTGAGAATGGGTGGTGTTGAGGTTGAACAAAAGGGAAGACTAATTACTGTTTTTAGTGCTCCAGACTACTGTGATTCTACGGGAAACCTCGGTGGAGTGGTCAATTTTACTGAAAATACAGACTATGACCCAGAAAAGGACGATGGTGAGGGATATAGAAACCCTGTCGTTGACGAGTCCGATGAAAGCAATCCATGGACAATGAGTTTGGAAACTTTCGAAGCTAGCCCGCATCCTGATATCAAGCCTATGGCATATTCGAAAGGCGGAATTGGATTTTAA
- the AFG3 gene encoding AAA ATPase afg3 (MEROPS:MER0002600): MLLNTASLRGLSRSLLSRTTARSTPKFYFRSVLPQSTRSFSTRSCHRFHQSWRNLEKENKDEEERLREKHEARDRAREQARLRHAKEEEAEAESKSKLESEPETNAKAKKGKTRNEENDEDANLSEEEKEIRRELRKRAKASGMDPKNLKIVKIDLQQALNIAFIVGSGVLLMTFLYASNQREGDELSMQSFFINYLEKGLVTKITVINKQAVEAQLVAGAVAAPSGGIAGHAPGEGYRGGHPTVTFTIGSIQYFEDELNRIQDSLQIPINERIPIAYEEKGTWINYLLPILPTALLIGGLYYLTMRRMPGGPGAGAGSGGPGGIFKVGKSKAKLFNQENEVKIKFKDVAGCDESKEEIMEFVKFLQNPEKYEKLGAKIPRGAILSGPPGTGKTLLAKATAGEAGVPFLSVSGSEFVEMFVGVGASRVRDLFKKAREMAPAIIFVDEIDAIGKERGNGRMGGNDERENTLNQLLVEMDGFDTGDHVVVLAGTNRPDVLDKALLRPGRFDRHISIDVPDVEGRKEIFKVHLNKLKLAKVEEIDIKQKDVDFAKYQEFKTKAVENLAGRLAALTPGFAGADIANCCNEGALFAARENAKSVEVHHFEQAIERVVAGLEKKSRILSPDEKKTVAYHEAGHAICGWFLEFADPLVKVSIIPRGQGALGYAQYLPKDQYLTSQEQFRHRMIMALGGRVSEELHFDTVTSGASDDFKKITLMAQQMITHLGMSNKLGQICYDTSGDSNGGFKVHNNYSEETAKIIDEEVKRLIDEAHAECTRLLKEKIQLVDAVAEELKEKEVLTREDMVRICGPRPFLERNDAFDKYVHGDDAFKGKPKTKSDKDKKEADDQDSPSAATA; the protein is encoded by the coding sequence ATGCTTCTAAACACAGCATCGCTTAGGGGTCTCTCACGATCCCTACTATCACGAACAACGGCGAGGTCAACACCAAAATTCTATTTTCGACTGGTGTTGCCACAGAGCACGCGACTGTTTTCGACGAGATCTTGCCACAGATTTCATCAATCATGGAGAAATttagagaaagaaaacaaggatgaagaagaacgCTTGCGGGAGAAACACGAGGCTCGCGACAGAGCAAGAGAGCAGGCTAGGTTGAGACATgctaaagaagaagaagcagaagcagaatcGAAATCGAAATTAGAATCAGAACCAGAAACCAATGCAAAGGCtaagaaagggaaaactCGTAATGAAGAAAACGATGAAGATGCAAATTTGtcggaagaagaaaaagagatcCGTCGAGAGTTGCGCAAGCGTGCCAAAGCAAGTGGAATGGATCccaaaaatttaaaaattgtCAAGATTGATCTCCAACAGGCACTCAACATTGCATTCATTGTGGGATCTGGTGTGCTTTTGATGACATTCCTTTATGCTTCAAACCAGAGAGAAGGCGATGAACTATCAATGCAAAgctttttcatcaactaTTTGGAGAAAGGATTAGTTACTAAGATTACCGTCATCAACAAACAAGCTGTTGAAGCTCAGCTTGTTGCTGGTGCAGTAGCTGCGCCAAGTGGTGGAATTGCAGGCCATGCACCGGGCGAAGGGTATAGAGGTGGCCACCCGACTGTAACTTTCACTATTGGATCTATTCAATACTTTGAAGACGAATTGAATAGAATCCAGGATAGTTTACAAATTCCTATCAATGAAAGAATACCAATTGCAtacgaagaaaaaggaacgTGGATCAATTATCTATTACCAATTTTGCCTACAGCATTGCTTATTGGTGGGTTATACTACTTGACGATGAGAAGGATGCCAGGTGGTCCTGGAGCTGGCGCTGGTAGTGGTGGACCAGGTGGTATTTTCAAAGTTGGCAaatcaaaagcaaaattgtTTAATCAAGAAAATGAGGTCAAAATCAAGTTCAAAGATGTTGCAGGCTGTGACGAATCAAAAGAGGAAATCATGGAGTTTGTCaagtttttgcaaaatccGGAAAAGTATGAAAAACTTGGAGCAAAGATTCCTCGTGGTGCTATCTTGTCAGGGCCACCAGGTACTGGTAAGACACTTCTTGCCAAGGCTACTGCAGGCGAAGCTGGTGTTCCTTTCCTTAGTGTTTCTGGGTCTGAATTCGTGGAGATGTTTGTCGGTGTTGGTGCATCTCGTGTCCGTGACTTGTTCAAAAAGGCTCGTGAAATGGCTCCTGCTAtcatttttgttgatgaaattgatgCAATTGGTAAGGAAAGAGGTAATGGCCGTATGGGTGGTAACGATGAACGTGAAAATACATTAAACCAGCTTCTTGTTGAGATGGATGGTTTTGATACGGGTGAccatgttgttgttcttgccGGTACAAACAGACCCGATGTTTTGGACAAAGCATTGTTGAGACCCGGTAGATTTGATAGGCACATTTCAATTGATGTGCCAGATGTTGAAGGTAGAAAGGAAATTTTTAAAGTACATTTGAACAAACTTAAATTGGCCAAAGTCGAAGAGATTGATATCAAGCAAAAAGATGTCGATTTTGCCAAGTACCAAGAGTTCAAGACCAAAGCCGTTGAAAACTTGGCTGGAAGATTAGCTGCATTGACTCCTGGTTTTGCAGGTGCTGATATTGCAAACTGTTGTAATGAAGGTGCTTTGTTTGCAGCCAGAGAAAATGCCAAGTCTGTTGAAGTGCATCATTTTGAACAGGCCATTGAAAGAGTAGTTGCTggattggaaaagaaatcaCGTATTTTGTCACcggatgaaaaaaagacagTTGCATATCACGAGGCGGGTCATGCCATTTGTGGTTGGTTTTTGGAATTTGCGGATCCATTGGTCAAGGTATCAATCATTCCTCGTGGTCAAGGTGCATTGGGATATGCCCAGTACCTTCCAAAGGATCAGTACCTTACCTCTCAAGAACAATTTAGACATAGAATGATTATGGCATTGGGTGGACGTGTAAGCGAAGAACTCCATTTCGATACCGTGACGAGCGGTGCACTGGATGATTTCAAGAAAATCACCTTGATGGCACAGCAAATGATTACGCATTTAGGAATGTCAAACAAACTCGGACAAATTTGCTATGATACCAGCGGCGACTCCAATGGCGGATTTAAAGTACACAACAATTACTCAGAAGAGACTGCAAAAATCATTGACGAAGAAGTCAAGCGTTTGATTGATGAGGCGCACGCTGAGTGTACAAGACTTCTTAAGGAAAAGATACAGTTGGTAGATGCAGTGGCAGAGGAACtcaaggaaaaagaggttCTTACAAGAGAAGATATGGTGAGAATTTGTGGACCAAGACCGTTCCTTGAACGAAATGATGCTTTTGACAAGTATGTACATGGTGACGATGCCTTCAAAGGTAAGCCTAAAACAAAACtggacaaagacaaaaaagaagcagaTGACCAGGATAGCCCGTCAGCTGCTACTGCATAA
- the KTR1 gene encoding alpha-1,2-mannosyltransferase ktr1 (CAZy:GT15), producing MSSTRSNARLIRFGVFALILIGCGYILTRGSSFQPPSYTSGGSGSSTSTTTPAQNANKGAAAVADPNLANYKKKDLGPLPKFIAFEGQDPQQVPQKNIDPTTYSPKDKVKATFVSLARNSDLYSLVESIIQIEDRFNKKYHYDWTFLNEKEFSQEFKDTVSNLVSGKCNFGFIPKEHWSYPEWIDQEKAALVREQMREKKIIYGHSESYRHMCRFESGFFWRQDVLKDYEYYWRVEPDTKIYCDIDYDVFKWMKDNGKEYSFTISLPEYKETIPTLWKTTKEFIEKNPQYLAPNNMMEWVSDDKGESYNGCHFWSNFEIGSLNFWRSDPYKKYFEYLDKAGGFFYERWGDAPVHSIAAALFLPREKIHFFEDIGYFHVPFHNCPVDPEIRKERRCHCNPDKDFTWRGYSCTTKYYTINNFKRQKHWEKYTQ from the coding sequence ATGTCGTCCACTAGGTCAAATGCACGCCTCATTAGGTTTGGTGTGTTTGCCTTGATCCTTATTGGATGCGGTTACATCCTCACCAGAGGCTCTTCATTCCAGCCACCAAGCTACACCCTGGGCGGTAGTGGCTCATCGACTTCTACAACCACCCCAGCACAGAATGCCAACAAGGGCGCAGCCGCTGTTGCCGACCCCAACTTGGCCAACTATAAGAAGAAGGATTTGGGTCCATTGCCTAAATTTATTGCTTTTGAAGGCCAAGATCCACAACAAGTTccccaaaaaaacattgaCCCCACCACTTACTCACCAAAGGACAAGGTGAAGGCTACATTTGTCTCATTGGCTAGAAACAGTGACTTGTACTCTCTTGTGGAGTCCATTATTCAAATTGAAGATAGGTTTAACAAGAAGTACCACTATGACTGGACTTTTTTGAATGAAAAGGAGTTTTCACAAGAGTTTAAAGATACTGTGTCCAATTTGGTTAGTGGAAAGTGTAACTTTGGTTTTATTCCCAAGGAGCACTGGTCATACCCTGAATGGATTGACCAAGAAAAGGCTGCATTGGTTAGAGAACAAatgagagaaaagaagattaTTTACGGTCACTCTGAATCATATCGTCACATGTGTAGATTTGAAAGTGGATTCTTTTGGCGTCAAGATGTCTTGAAGGACTATGAGTACTATTGGCGTGTGGAGCCAGACACCAAGATTTACTGTGACATTGACTATGACGTCTTTAAGTGGATGAAGGACAATGGCAAGGAGTATAGTTTTACCATTTCACTTCCCGAGTATAAGGAGACCATTCCTACCTTGTGGAAAACCACCAAGGAGtttattgaaaagaatCCACAATACTTGGCACCAAACAATATGATGGAGTGGGTCTCTGACGATAAAGGTGAATCATATAATGGATGCCACTTTTGGTCCAATTTTGAGATTGGCTCATTGAATTTCTGGAGATCTGATCCTTACAAGAAGTACTTTGAGTACTTGGACAAGGCTGGTGGATTCTTTTATGAGCGTTGGGGTGACGCACCAGTTCACTCTATTGCAGCTGCATTGTTTTTGCCTAGGGAAAAGATTCATTTCTTTGAAGATATTGGATACTTTCACGTGCCATTCCACAATTGTCCAGTTGACCCTGAGATTAGAAAGGAAAGACGCTGCCACTGTAACCCAGACAAGGATTTCACTTGGAGAGGCTACTCGTGTACTACAAAGTATTATACTATTAACAATTTTAAGAGACAAAAGCATTGGGAAAAGTACACTCAATAA